Proteins co-encoded in one Cyprinus carpio isolate SPL01 chromosome B5, ASM1834038v1, whole genome shotgun sequence genomic window:
- the LOC109079830 gene encoding uncharacterized protein LOC109079830 isoform X1, with translation MWTTNYLSSQTETDDFDLFPPFARRSKKVTRYNEETVLPVQPQHDETFWKTAVPISPEDLFTYEPFLASALCSKSPFGMVSRLKKVSTSLTHENLPHPSQLMCRMRRYHRRQKHTPSVLQHIGELRMKQRHINELKGDKWWGATAVPRPEDGSGSQKLPEGGDEQLLGPAAGVNFSAMLMDNPDVTMTMPYEAAPSPTLLFSEYEQFHDLAPGGNPMMAFVSGTAHRSLLMADNVCAAVNSGTSDRILRSNDDTMSLFY, from the exons ATGTGGACCACGAATTATCTGTCATCACAAACTGAAACGGATGATTTTGACCTGTTTCCGCCTTTCGCAAG GCGATCAAAGAAAGTGACTCGTTACAATGAGGAGACTGTGTTACCTGTGCAGCCTCAACATGACGAGACTTTCTGGAAGACAGCTGTGCCAATATCACc TGAGGACTTGTTCACATATGAACCCTTTCTTGCTTCAGCCCTGTGCTCAAAATCACCTTTTGGGATG GTGAGCAGACTTAAAAAAGTGAGTACAAGCCTGACTCATGAGAATCTGCCACATCCTTCACAGCTGATGTGTAGAATGAGAAGATATCACAGACGACAGAAACACACTCCAAGTGTTCTGCAACATATAGGAGAACTCAGGATGAAACAGCGCCATAtaaatga GCTGAAGGGGGACAAATGGTGGGGTGCCACAGCTGTGCCAAGGCCGGAAGACGGCAGCGGTTCACAGAAACTACCTGAGGGTGGAGATGAGCAGCTTCTCGGTCCTGCAGCTGGTGTTAACTTCAGTGCTATGCTAATGGACAATCCTGATGTGACCATGACGATGCCTTATGAAGCTGCTCCATCACCGACTCTTCTG TTCTCAGAATATGAGCAGTTTCATGACCTTGCTCCAGGAGGGAACCCCATGATGGCGTTTGTTTCGGGAACAGCCCATAGATCGCTCTTGATGGCTGATAATGTGTGTGCTGCAGTCAATTCTGGGACATCTGATAGGATCCTCAGGAGCAATGATGATACAATGTCACTTTTTTACTAG
- the LOC109079830 gene encoding uncharacterized protein LOC109079830 isoform X2, whose protein sequence is MCRTGGTPGQDRFENHWSTVIYSEDLFTYEPFLASALCSKSPFGMVSRLKKVSTSLTHENLPHPSQLMCRMRRYHRRQKHTPSVLQHIGELRMKQRHINELKGDKWWGATAVPRPEDGSGSQKLPEGGDEQLLGPAAGVNFSAMLMDNPDVTMTMPYEAAPSPTLLFSEYEQFHDLAPGGNPMMAFVSGTAHRSLLMADNVCAAVNSGTSDRILRSNDDTMSLFY, encoded by the exons ATGTGCAGGactgggggtactccaggacaggacAGGTTCGAGAACCACTGGTCTACTGTCATTTATAG TGAGGACTTGTTCACATATGAACCCTTTCTTGCTTCAGCCCTGTGCTCAAAATCACCTTTTGGGATG GTGAGCAGACTTAAAAAAGTGAGTACAAGCCTGACTCATGAGAATCTGCCACATCCTTCACAGCTGATGTGTAGAATGAGAAGATATCACAGACGACAGAAACACACTCCAAGTGTTCTGCAACATATAGGAGAACTCAGGATGAAACAGCGCCATAtaaatga GCTGAAGGGGGACAAATGGTGGGGTGCCACAGCTGTGCCAAGGCCGGAAGACGGCAGCGGTTCACAGAAACTACCTGAGGGTGGAGATGAGCAGCTTCTCGGTCCTGCAGCTGGTGTTAACTTCAGTGCTATGCTAATGGACAATCCTGATGTGACCATGACGATGCCTTATGAAGCTGCTCCATCACCGACTCTTCTG TTCTCAGAATATGAGCAGTTTCATGACCTTGCTCCAGGAGGGAACCCCATGATGGCGTTTGTTTCGGGAACAGCCCATAGATCGCTCTTGATGGCTGATAATGTGTGTGCTGCAGTCAATTCTGGGACATCTGATAGGATCCTCAGGAGCAATGATGATACAATGTCACTTTTTTACTAG